One part of the Lotus japonicus ecotype B-129 chromosome 2, LjGifu_v1.2 genome encodes these proteins:
- the LOC130740577 gene encoding ATP-dependent zinc metalloprotease FTSH 10, mitochondrial-like — translation MIFSRIGRSLSRSSRARNLFCGDGRLGTLGVSSRTNVAAEGGLGFFRGYASSVGAARSSGSLLSNLAAFKSVAANPRLHHRLFSSEAPKKNYENFYPKEKKDAPKGNGNNDKKYESKDESNTNSDEQGNFQETFMKQFQNLLTPLLVMGLFFSSFSFGPREQQQISFQEFKNKLLEPGLVDHIVVSNKSVAKIYVRSSPRDQTDGEMVQGTLPPKGSGGQYKYFFNIGSVESFEEKLEEAQEALGIDSHDYVPVTYSSEMVWYQELMRFAPTLLLLGSLLYMGRRMQGGIGVGGGGGGKGARGIFNIGKAHVTKVDKNAKNKVYFKDVAGCDEAKQEIMEFVHFLKNPKKYEELGAKIPKGALLVGPPGTGKTLLAKATAGESAVPFLSISGSDFMEMFVGVGPSRVRNLFQEARQCAPSIIFIDEIDAIGRARGRGGFSGANDERESTLNQLLVEMDGFGTTAGVVVLAGTNRPDILDSALLRPGRFDRQISIDKPDIKGRDQIFQIYLKKIKLDHEPSYFSQRLAALTPGFAGADIANVCNEAALIAARGDKTQVTMDHFEAAIDRIIGGLEKKNKVISKLERRTVAYHESGHAVAGWFLEHADPLLKVTIVPRGTAALGFAQYVPNENLLLTKEQMFDMTCMTLGGRAAEQVLIGQISTGAQNDLEKVTDWSYKQVGVLGFNEEVGLLSFPQKEDSFGSKPYSSETAALIDREVRKLVKKAYDHTVNLIEEHKEQVAQIAELLLEKEVLHQDDLRRVLGERPFKASEPTNYDTFKQGFQEDETKNIESMVDVAEEGGGDSPFDPQVVPT, via the exons ATGATTTTTTCTAGGATTGGACGCTCCTTGTCGCGTTCTTCTCGCGCTAGA AATCTTTTCTGCGGTGATGGCAGATTGGGAACCCTAGGGGTATCGTCGCGAACGAATGTCGCGGCGGAAGGGGGATTAGGGTTTTTCAGGGGATATGCATCTTCTGTCGGAGCTGCTCGCAGTAGTGGCAGCCTCCTTTCCAATTTGGCTGCTTTCAAATCTGTTGCCGCAAACCCTAGGCTTCACCACCGCTTGTTTTCCAGCGAAGCCCCTAAGAAGA ATTATGAGAACTTCTATCCCAAGGAAAAGAAGGATGCTCCCAAGGGAAACGGAAACAACGATAAAAAATACGAGTCTAAAG ATGAGTCGAATACCAACTCAGATGAACAAGGAAATTTTCAAGAAACTTTCATGAAACAATTTCAAAATCTACTCACCCCATTGTTGGTGATGGGCCTATTTTTTTCATCCTTTTCTTTTGGTCCTCGCGAGCAGCAGCAG ATTAGCTTTCAAGAGTTTAAAAATAAGCTGTTGGAACCAGGGTTAGTAGACCATATTGTTGTCTCAAACAAATCAGTTGCTAAAATATATGTAAGGAGCTCTCCCCGTGATCAAACAGATGGTGAAATGGTCCAAGGGACCCTCCCTCCAAAGGGATCTGGAGGCCAatacaaatattttttcaatattgGAAGTGTTGAGTCTTTTGAGGAGAAGTTAGAGGAAGCACAAGAAGCACTGGGAATCGACTCTCATGATTATGTACCTGTTACATATTCTTCTGAAATGGTTTGGTACCAGGAATTGATGAGATTTGCTCCAACACTGTTGCTTTTGGGATCTCTCCTATATATGGGAAGAAGAATGCAAGGTGGAATTGGTGTtggcggtggcggcggtggtaaGGGTGCTCGTGGAATATTCAACATAGGAAAAGCCCATGTTACTAAAGTAGACAAAAATGCCAAAAACAAG GTCTATTTCAAAGATGTTGCTGGCTGTGATGAGGCAAAGCAAGAAATTATGGAGTTTGTCCACTTCCTTAAGAACccaaaaaaatatgaagaaCTTGGTGCGAAAATTCCAAAAGGTGCTCTCCTGGTTGGTCCTCCAGGCACAGGAAAAACCCTTTTAGCAAAAGCAACTGCAGGAGAGTCTGCTGTACCATTTCTTTCTATATCTGGTTCTGATTTCATGGAAATGTTTGTTGGTGTCGGGCCATCTAGGGTGAGAAACTTGTTTCAGGAAGCAAGACAGTGTGCTCCCAGTATAATATTTATTGATGAGATTGATGCGATTGGTCGAGCAAGGGGACGTGGAGGTTTCTCTGGAGCAAATGATGAGCGCGAAAGTACTTTAAATCAATTGTTGGTCGAGATGGATGGTTTTGGAACCACAGCTGGAGTTGTTGTGCTGGCAGGAACAAATAGACCTGATATATTAGACAGTGCCCTACTTAGACCTGGGCGATTTGATCGCCAGATTTCAATTGATAAACCTGATATTAAAGGTCGTGACCAGATATTTCAGATATACTTGAAAAAGATTAAACTTGACCATGAGCCTTCATATTTTTCACAAAGACTTGCAGCCCTTACTCCAGGATTTGCTGGAGCCGACATTGCTAATGTTTGCAATGAAGCTGCTCTGATTGCTGCAAGAGGTGACAAAACACAAGTCACAATGGACCATTTTGAGGCAGCTATTGATAGGATTATTGGTGGTttggagaagaagaacaag GTAATAAGCAAGCTGGAAAGGCGTACTGTCGCTTACCATGAGTCAGGCCATGCTGTTGCAGGTTGGTTCTTGGAACATGCTGATCCCTTGTTGAAAGTAACTATTGTTCCTCGTGGAACTGCTGCTCTTGGATTTGCGCAGTACGTTCCAAATGAGAACCTTCTCTTGACAAAGGAGCAGATGTTTGATATGACTTGTATGACCCTTGGTGGTCGGGCTGCAGAGCAG GTTCTCATAGGGCAAATCTCAACAGGAGCACAGAACGACTTGGAAAAAGTGACAGACTGGAGTTATAAACAAGTGGGTGTCCTAGGTTTCAATGAGGAAGTGGGCCTCCTATCTTTCCCTCAGAAAGAAGACTCATTTGGGTCGAAGCCATATAGCAGCGAAACTGCTGCATTGATTGATAGGGAAGTGAGAAAATTGGTGAAGAAAGCATATGACCATACAGTAAATTTAATTGAGGAACACAAGGAGCAGGTAGCTCAAATTGCAGAGTTGCTGCTGGAAAAAGAAGTACTTCACCAAGATGACTTGCGTCGAGTTTTGGGTGAGCGTCCCTTCAAGGCCAGTGAACCCACCAATTATGATACCTTTAAGCAAGGTTTCCAAGAGGACGAGACAAAAAACATAGAAAGCATGGTCGATGTGGCTGAAGAGGGTGGTGGGGATTCACCTTTTGATCCTCAGGTAGTTCCCACATAG